Part of the Nocardioides perillae genome is shown below.
GTGGACGCCTCGCTGACCCTCGCCGCCGCCCTCCGCCGGCTGCCGGAGGACCCCCGCGTCGTCGTGACCGGCAACCACGCCACCCCGTGGCACCTCCTGGGTCTCGTCGACGCCGCGCTGCCGGCGTACCGCCTGTGGACCCTCAACGGGCAGCCGGGGCTCCCGGACCGCGAGGGCGTCGTGCTCGAGACCTGCTTCGTCGGGCCGGGGCAGCGGCGCAGCCCGCGGCTGTCCTACGTGCCGTCGCGGCTCTCGCTGGTGCCGACGCTCTTCTCGACCTCGCTCCCGCCCGACGCGGTGCTGCTGCACACCACGCGGCCCGAGGGCGGCCGGGTCTCGCTCGGCACCGAGGTCAACGTGCTCCCGGCCGCCGTGGAGGCCGTGCGGGCGCGGGGCGGGCTCGTGGTCGCGCAGGTCGACGCGCACGTCCCGTGGACCTACGGCGACGCCGAGCTCGACCTCGACCTCGTCGACGTGCTGGTCGAGGCCGACGAGCCGCCCGTGCACGCCCCCCTCGTCCGGGTCGACGACGAGGCCGCCCGCATCGGCGAGCTCGTGGCCGGGAGGGTGGCCGACGGCTCGACGCTGCAGGCCGGCATCGGTGCCGTGCCCGACGCCGCGCTGCGCGGGCTCGCCGACCGGCGCGGGCTGCGGGTGTGGACCGAGATGTTCTCCGACTCCGTGCTCGCGCTCGAGCGGGCGGGCGCGCTCGACGCCGACGTGCCGGTGACCGCGTCGTTCCTCTTCGGCTCCGAGGAGATGCACGACTGGGTCGACCGCAACGAGCGCGTGCGCCTGCTGCGCACCGAGACCACCAACGACCCCGCCCTCATCGCGCGCAACCCGCGGATGGTGAGCGTCAACACCGCGCTGCAGGTCGACCTCTTCGGCCAGGCCAACGCCTCACGGATCGCCGCGCGCATCCACTCCGGCTTCGGCGGCCAGACCGACTTCATCGTGGGGGCGCTCCACAGCGCGGGCGGCCAGGCGGTCATCGCGCTGCGCTCGTGGCACCCCAAGGCCGACGTCTCGACGATCGTGCCGCTGGTCGAGGAGCCGGTGACGTCGTTCCAGATGAGCGCGGTGGTCACCGAGCAGGGCGTCGCCGAGGTCTTCGGCCGCGACCAGGGCGAGCAGGCGCGCCAGCTGGTCGAGCACGCCGCCCACCCGCAGGTCCGCGAGGAGCTGCGGGAGGAGGGCGTCGCGCTCGGCCTGCTGCCGCCGCGCTGAGCCGGGGTCCCGGGGGCGGGCCCGCGGGCCGGGGGGTCAGCCCTGGGCGGGGTACGGCGCGCCCTGCAGCAGGCGGGCGAGGTGCACGGCGTTGGCGGCCGCGGTGTCGTTGGTGCCGGCGGTCGCCTCGGGCTCCGGGCTCTTCTCGGAGTAGTCGGTGCCCTGCATGGCCTCGCCGACCCAGTAGGTGCTGCCGTTGGCCGGGACGGTGAAGCCGACGTCGTTGAGGGCCTGGAAGCACTCGGCGTGGCTGTGGTGGGCGCCGTCCTCGTTGCCGACGACGGCCACGATCGCGACCTTGCCGTACATCAGGGGCCGGCCCTCGTCGTCGGTCTCGCTGATCTCGGCGTCGAGGCGCTCGAGCACCATCTTGGCCACCGAGCTCGGCTGGCCCATCCAGATCGGCGTGGCGAGCACCAGCACGTCGGCGTCGAGCACCTTCTCGCGGATCGCGGGCCACTCGTCGCCGTCGCCCTCGTCGGTGCTCACGCCGAAGCGGACGTCGTGGTCGACCACCCGCACCACCTCGCCGGTGGCGCCGTGGGCCTCGAGCCGCTCGAGGACGCGGCGGCCGATCAGCTCGGAGCTGGACTCCGACGGGCTGGGCTTGAGGGTGCAGACGAGGACGAGGGCGCGGATGTCGGACACGTTTCTCCCAGGGTCGAGGTCGGGGTCGAGGTCGGGCCGACCGGACGGTCAGTCGGGTTCGACGGTGCCACGGCGGTGGGAGACCCGACCCTCCACGAGGAGGGCGAGGCGGCGCAGCGCCTCGTGGTTGCGCCACAGCATCGGCGGCTGCCGCACGAAGGCCGGCACGAGGCGGCCCGGGCCCTGGTGGGCGTCCTCCGACATGGTCACGTCGGTGGCGCCCCCCTCGGCGGGGGCGAGCTCCATGACGACGCGGGCGGTGCCGAGCGGCCAGCCCTTGGCGTGCAGCTGCAGCAGCCGGTCCGGCTCGGACTCCTCGACCACGGTCTGGTCGTCGATCACGAGCGGCCAGGCGCCGACGGAGTGGTGCAACCGGGAGCCGACCGCCGGCCAGTGGTCGTCGACCGCCCGCATCCGCGTCGCGCCGACGACCCACAGCGGGTAGAGCCAACCGTCCGCCAGGACCTCCCAGACCTGGGCGGGCGTGGCCTCGATGCGTCGCGTGTGGGAGATCATGCCTGCAGGTCCCCACCTAGGCTCCTCCGCATGAGTGATGCGAGCACCACACCTGCGCCGGCCGACGTGCGCTTCTGGTTCGACCCCGTGTGCCCCTTCGCCTGGATGACCTCGCGGTGGCTGCGGATGGTCGCCGAGCAGCGCGGCGACACCGTGGAGTGGCGGCTGATCTCGCTGCGCCTGCTCAACGCCCACGTCGACTACGACAGCCACTTCCCGGCCGACTACGAGGCGGGCCACACCGCCGGCCTGCGATTGCTGCGGGTGTGCCACCGGGTGCGCGAGGAGCACGGCGGCGACGCCGTCGGGAGGTTGTACGCCGCGCTGGGTGCCCGCACCTTCGACGCGCCGCCGCTCGACGAGCCGGTCCGCGACGGCGTCGACGTGCGCGGCACCGCGGGGTTCCTGGCTCCCGCCCTGGCCGAGGCGGGCCTGCCCGAGCACCTCGTGGCCGCGCTCGAGGACACCGAGCGCGACGAGGCGATCCGGGCGGAGACCGACGAGGCGCTCGCCCTCACCGGCAAGGACGTCGGCACGCCGATCATCCAGGTGGACCCGCCCGACGGGGTCGCCTTCTTCGGCCCCGTCATCAGCCGCCTGCCCGACCCCGAGGGGGCCGTGGCGCTGTGGGACCACGTGCTGGGCCTGGCACGCTTCCCCGGCTTCGCCGAGCTCAAGCGCAGCCTGCGCGAGCTGCCGCAGCTGCGTGCCCTCGGTGTCGAGGAGGGCGAGGTCGGCGCGAGCGAGGACTGGCACGGCGGCAGCCGTCGCCAGAAGAAGTGAGCGGACGCGTCGCGGGCGCGCTGGTCTTCTGGACCAACGCCGCGGTGCTCGTCGTCGAGCTGGTCGCGCTGCGCCTGCTCGCGCCCTACCTCGGCCTGACGCTGCAGACCAACACCCTCGTCATCGGCACCGCGCTCGCGGCCATCGCCGCCGGCTCGTGGCTCGGCGGACGCGCCGCCGACCGGGTCGCCCCGCGGCTCGTGCTGGGGCCGCTGGTCGGGGTGTCGGGCGCGGCGGTCGCCGTCACGCCGTTCCTCGTGCGCGGGGCCGGCGCGACCGGCGACGGGCTGCTGCTCCTGCTCGCTGCCGGCGGCACGATCCTGGTGCCGGGGGCGCTGCTCTCGGCCGTCACGCCGATGGTCACCAAGCTGGTGCTCACCGACCTCGACGAGACCGGCACCGTCGTGGGACGGCTCTCGGGGATCGGCACGGCCGGCGCGATCGTCGGCACGGTCGTCACCGGCTTCGTGCTGGTCTCGACCGTGCCCGTCACCGGCATCCTCGTGGGCCTCGGCGTCGCGCTGCTGCTCACCGCCCTCGCCGTCGACCTCGGCGTGCGCGGGTGGAGCCGGCGCGGCCGCGCGGTCACCGCCGGCGTCGTGGCGGCCGGCGGGCTGCTCGCCGTCGTCGCGCCGGGCGGCTGCGACGTCGAGACGACCTACCACTGCGCGCGGGTCGAGGCCGACCCCGAGCGCGAGGGCGGCCGGGTGCTGGTGCTCGACACGCTCCGCCACTCCTACGTCGACCTCGACGACCCCGAGCACCTCGAGTTCGCCTACGTGCAGGCCATCGCGTCGGTCGCCGACACCGCGTTCCCGGCCGGCGAGGCGCTGCGCGCGCACCACCTCGGCGGCGGCGGGCTCACGCTGCCGCGCTACCTCGCGGCGGTGCGTCCCGGCACCACCAGCACCGTCTCGGAGATCGACCCCGGCGTGGTGCAGGTCGACGAGGAGCGGCTGGACCTCGGCGACGTGCCCGGCGTCGAGGTGCGGGTGGAGGACGCCCGGCTCGGCCTCGAGCGGGTCGCCGACGACAGCGTCGACCTCGTCGTCGGCGACGCCTTCGGCGGGGTCAGCGTGCCCTTCCACCTCGCCACCCGCGAGGCGATGGTGCAGGTGCGGCGTGTGCTGGTCGACGACGGCGTCTACGCCGCCAACCTCATCGACTACGGCCCGCTCGCCTTCGCCCGCGCCGAGCTCGCGACCCTGGGCGCGGTGTGGGAGCACGTCGCGCTGCTCGGCGACCCCGACACCCTCGCGCGGCGCGACACCCCGGAGGCCGGCGGCAACGTCGTCGCGGTCGCCTCCGACGCGCCGCTCGACACCACCGCGCTGGCGCGGCGCCTCGATGAGCGGGGCGTCGGCTGGGACGTGCTGAGCGGCGACGCCCTCGAGGCGTGGGTGGACGGTGCGCAGGTCCTCACCGACGACCACGCGCCGGTCGACCAGCTGCTCACCCCCTACCCCGCCGTCGTCCGCTCGGGCCACACCCGCAGGTAGGTTCGAGGCCATGAGCGACAGCCTGGTGTCGGTGGGCGACGACGGCGTGCTGGTGGCCGCCGGGGTGGCCGGCACGCCCGACGACGCCCAGGTGCTGCGGTGGTACCCCGCGCTCGACCACGACCTCGCCGACCCGGCCGACCGGGCGGTCACGCCGGGTGACGGACGGGTGGCGCAGGTGGCGCGCACGCATGCGCTGCTGCTCTCCCAGCCGTGGTGGTCGTGGGGTGCCGAGACGGGCGCCAACGAGCACGGCGTCGTGGTCGTCCGCACCCCGGCGGCGGTCAAGGCGCGGGTGCGCGGGGGCGACGCGCTCGGCTCGCGCGACCTCGTGCGGCTCGCCCTCGAGCGCGGTGCCGACCGCCGCGAGGCCGCCGAGCACCTCGTGACGCTGCTCGAGGAGCACGGGCAGGGGGGAGACGGACGCGGCGAGGCCGGCACGGCGTACGTCGTGGCCGACCGGGAGGGCGCGACCGTCGTCGAGACCGCGGGCCGTGCCCACGCCACCGCCGAGGTCGACGGCACCCGCGCCCTCAGCGGCGGGCTGACCATCCCCGACTTCGCCGCCGCCCACGCCGACCGGCGCGCCGAGCGGCGGCTGCTCGTCACCCAGCGCCGCACGCGCGGCGAGGCCTACCTCGCCACGCTCGGCGAGGGTGCGGACGGCGCCGGGGCCGACCCGGTCGGCCGACTGACCACCGCCCTGCGCGACCACGGCCCCAAGTCGCGCGGCCTCGGCCCGCACTACCGCCGCCGCGCCGGCGCGGTGGGCGGCGCCTGCATGCACGCCGGCGGCCTGCTGTCGTCGACGCAGACCGTCTCGGCGTGGGTCTCCGACCTGCGCGGGCCGGCCGGCCTGCACTGGGCCACCGGCACCTCGACGCCGTGCACGTCGGTCTTCGTGCCGCTGCGCGTCGACGACCCCGCCCCCCTCGACCCCGTCGACCCGCCGCTCGGGCAGGAGTACGACGGCCGCTACCTGTGGTGGCGCCACGAGCGGTTGCACCGCCTCGCCCTGCGCGACCCCGAGCGGGCGCTGCCGGTCGTGACGCAGGTGCGCGACCGGCTCGAGGCCGACTGGCGCGCGGCACCGCCCACGACCGACGAGGCGCTGGCGCTGGGCGACGCGTGGCGCGACGACCTCGTCGACCACCTCACGGTCATGACCGAGATGCAGCTCGGCGACACCCGCCCCGTGCGCGTCGCCGCCCAGTGGCGGCGCTGGAACCGCGACGCCGGCCTCGGCGCCTGACGGGGCGGCCTCGAGACGGCCCTGGCGGGCCTCCTCGACCACCCGACTCCGCTGGTCGAGGAAGGCCGCCAGGCTATGACTTGCCCGCACCCGCCTTGTCCGCGCTAACGCGCAGTGAGCGAGCTGAAACCCACGCGAGAACTAACGGGCTAGCTCGATCCCATTCGCCGTGCGTCAGGGCGCGCTGAGCGGGAGGACCAAATCGTTCCGACCATCGACAATGGTTCGGTCCCCCACTATGGCCTTGAGCTCGACAGTCGCCGTAGCAAGACGGGCGGAGGCCGGGCAGTCGCCTGTCGGGCCTTTGTCTACTAGCGCATGGATGACGACTCTCGACGCGGACTCCTCGACCTCAATCCGACTTTCGGCTCCACAAGAAGCGGGCGGGGCCAGGTAGGTCACCTCGAGAACTTTCGAATCGTCACGTCCCGCAACCGAGCGCACCTGTGTGGATTCCGCGCCCTCCAGGAACCGCCATGTCAAGAATCCCACTGTCAAGAGGAGTGCGAGCGCGACGAGGGCTACCCGCACGGGGCGTTCGAGCCTTAGTAGGGTGCTGTTCACGTTCCCAGTACCGGCCCGTCAGTGAGCACGGCCTGGACGCCAACCTGATTCATTGCATGCTGAATGTGGACGTAGACGCACGTATCGTTGAACGCTTTCCTTACCTTGACGCTGATGAGGCCCCTCGCCTGAGTGCCTGATAGAGCTGGGCCTCTGGAGTCACCGGGATTGCAATCCACCCTGATCTCTCTCCCTGTGCTGTAACTCAAGAATCTCCCGTCATCCAGTGGAATGCCTACCGCATAGGACCGGGTCAGAATCTCGCCACACCGGAGGTCTGCAAAGTTCTGCCCTGTGATGCAGCTAATCTGGCCGACAACATCGTTCGACGGAAGCTGGGAGGAACTGATCGTGCGATAGCGCGCTTCAGTTGCAAGCGTGGGTGTAAACCACAGTGTGACTTCGTTGGTCAGGAAATTTGTCTTGACTGGAACTCGCAGCGCGTCAGTCCCGGTGACGTCAGACAAATCCGTAATTTCGACAAATGTTCCAATCTGGTCCCACACATCCCCGCGCTGTGCGCAGTGGCCCGCAGTGAGGACGGCCAGACCCTCCGCTCCTCTCACTGCGAAGCCGGACGTGCACGAAGTGCCCGCTGTACTATTCATGGCCTGTCCGCCGCGGAGGGGGGGAGAATTGTTGAACTGTGTTCCGACCGCTTCAATGCTTGCTGCCACGAATTGCACTGGCGCCTCGCCGCCAACTTTTGCCTCTACCCATCCTCGGACCTGGTCTAGCGGCTGGGGTGTGACTACAACAATGACATTGGCCCGTTCGTCAACACGGATGCCGTCAAAGTACGTTGCGTTCTCTCCTTGTGCGGTAACCAATGTTTCCGCTACGTCATTTAGGGCACGAAGTGAATGACGTGCGCTGACAACTCGAAGCGCTTCTGGATATTGAACCAAACCCTTCAGGTAACGCTCGACCTCATCTGGGGCAGAAGTAACGGCAACTGTCAGCACACCTCCGGCGTCGTGATCCATCCACAACCCTGCTAGGGCGATAGGGTCACGGAAGGAGCGCATTGCCTTGCGAACACGTGGAACGTCGGCGGCGATGATCTGCTCACGACGACGCAACTCATTCAGCTCATTGTCCGTCAATGCTGCTCCAAATTCGGATCGCGACGCGTTTGTCGTGGCCTCAGCCGCTTTGAGGGCTTCCGTCGACGTGCTGAATCCTAGACTGCGCCGGAGGCTCAAGGCTGTATGCTGATCGGGGAAGCGTCTGAGTAGACTGGTCTGAAGTATGGGTTGCGTTTGCGGAAGATGCCGGCGTCAGCAATCCGAGAATCGTCGCGAGAATCGATACGCATAGGCCGGCCTGCAGCGCTTCGCCCGAGAATGAGTCATGCGAGCCCAACGATTCAGTGGCGAGCAGGTTACGCCTTCACGCCGTGCGCCCCTGCAAGCAGCCGATGGTGCGGCGCCGCCCACGACCGACGAGGCGCTGGCGCTGGGCGACGCCTGGCGCGACGACCTGGTCGACCACCTCACGGTCATGACCGAGATGCAGCTCGGCGACACCCGCCCCGTGCGCGTCGCCGCCCAGTGGCGGCGCTGGAACCGCGACGCCGGCCTCGGCGCCTGACGGGGCCGCCGCCTCAGCCGGCGCGCAGGAAGCGGCCGGTGCGCTGCTCGCCGAGCAGGGCCGTGGGCACGCCGTCGACCACGACGTGCTCGCCGGCGACGAGCACCGACGGCACGGCGGCGTCGTTGCGGTTGACCATGCGCGGCAGCCCGTCGTACGCCGGCACGGGCGCCTCGGCGTAGGCGTCGAGGCGGTCGTCGAGCGCGGCGGGGTCGACGACCACGAGGTCGGCGCGGTCGCCCTGGCGCAGGTGGCCCGCGTCGAGGGAGTACCAGTCGGCGAGCTCGCCGGTGAGGCGGTGCACGGCCCGCTCGAGGGTGAGGAACGGCGTGCCCGCGCGCTCCGCGTCGTGCACGTGGCGCAGGAAGCGCAGCCCGAAGTTGTAGAAGGCCATGTTGCGCAGGTGGGCACCGGCATCGGAGAAGCCGAGCTGCACGCCGGGGTCGCGGGCCAGCTTGCGCAGCACCGACGGGCGGTGGTTGGAGATGGTCGTGCGCCACCGGACCTTGGTGCCGTGCTCGACGACGAGGTCGAGGAAGGCGTCGACCGGGTGCAGGCCGCCGCGCTCCTGGCCGACCTGGCCGAAGGTCTTGCCGATGACGGCGTCGTCGGGGCACTCCACGACCTGGGCG
Proteins encoded:
- a CDS encoding acetyl-CoA hydrolase/transferase family protein, which translates into the protein MDASLTLAAALRRLPEDPRVVVTGNHATPWHLLGLVDAALPAYRLWTLNGQPGLPDREGVVLETCFVGPGQRRSPRLSYVPSRLSLVPTLFSTSLPPDAVLLHTTRPEGGRVSLGTEVNVLPAAVEAVRARGGLVVAQVDAHVPWTYGDAELDLDLVDVLVEADEPPVHAPLVRVDDEAARIGELVAGRVADGSTLQAGIGAVPDAALRGLADRRGLRVWTEMFSDSVLALERAGALDADVPVTASFLFGSEEMHDWVDRNERVRLLRTETTNDPALIARNPRMVSVNTALQVDLFGQANASRIAARIHSGFGGQTDFIVGALHSAGGQAVIALRSWHPKADVSTIVPLVEEPVTSFQMSAVVTEQGVAEVFGRDQGEQARQLVEHAAHPQVREELREEGVALGLLPPR
- a CDS encoding SRPBCC family protein; its protein translation is MISHTRRIEATPAQVWEVLADGWLYPLWVVGATRMRAVDDHWPAVGSRLHHSVGAWPLVIDDQTVVEESEPDRLLQLHAKGWPLGTARVVMELAPAEGGATDVTMSEDAHQGPGRLVPAFVRQPPMLWRNHEALRRLALLVEGRVSHRRGTVEPD
- a CDS encoding fused MFS/spermidine synthase, with protein sequence MSGRVAGALVFWTNAAVLVVELVALRLLAPYLGLTLQTNTLVIGTALAAIAAGSWLGGRAADRVAPRLVLGPLVGVSGAAVAVTPFLVRGAGATGDGLLLLLAAGGTILVPGALLSAVTPMVTKLVLTDLDETGTVVGRLSGIGTAGAIVGTVVTGFVLVSTVPVTGILVGLGVALLLTALAVDLGVRGWSRRGRAVTAGVVAAGGLLAVVAPGGCDVETTYHCARVEADPEREGGRVLVLDTLRHSYVDLDDPEHLEFAYVQAIASVADTAFPAGEALRAHHLGGGGLTLPRYLAAVRPGTTSTVSEIDPGVVQVDEERLDLGDVPGVEVRVEDARLGLERVADDSVDLVVGDAFGGVSVPFHLATREAMVQVRRVLVDDGVYAANLIDYGPLAFARAELATLGAVWEHVALLGDPDTLARRDTPEAGGNVVAVASDAPLDTTALARRLDERGVGWDVLSGDALEAWVDGAQVLTDDHAPVDQLLTPYPAVVRSGHTRR
- a CDS encoding NAD(P)H-dependent oxidoreductase, whose product is MSDIRALVLVCTLKPSPSESSSELIGRRVLERLEAHGATGEVVRVVDHDVRFGVSTDEGDGDEWPAIREKVLDADVLVLATPIWMGQPSSVAKMVLERLDAEISETDDEGRPLMYGKVAIVAVVGNEDGAHHSHAECFQALNDVGFTVPANGSTYWVGEAMQGTDYSEKSPEPEATAGTNDTAAANAVHLARLLQGAPYPAQG